The following proteins are co-located in the Methanomicrobiales archaeon genome:
- a CDS encoding HgcAB-associated protein produces the protein MVHGKTMKETGESCCPVPGPLSRCTLEAILSVDERGQMVLPKELRARAGIAAGTKLAAVGWEKNGEVCCIMLLKVERLNESVKTVVGPMVNGVLSDEANR, from the coding sequence ATGGTACATGGCAAGACCATGAAGGAGACAGGAGAATCCTGCTGCCCGGTGCCCGGGCCCCTGAGCCGCTGCACGCTCGAAGCGATCCTGAGCGTGGACGAGCGGGGCCAGATGGTGCTCCCGAAAGAGTTGCGGGCGCGGGCGGGAATCGCTGCCGGGACGAAACTCGCAGCGGTCGGCTGGGAGAAGAACGGCGAGGTCTGCTGCATCATGCTGCTCAAGGTCGAGCGGCTGAACGAATCGGTGAAGACTGTCGTAGGACCCATGGTGAACGGGGTCCTGTCAGACGAGGCGAACAGATGA
- a CDS encoding metalloregulator ArsR/SmtB family transcription factor — translation MSVKTKACWAGLPEPIKERLQEMGGIEGLKERIPKRDELIREGKKFGALSDPIRLTILYALLSQPLCVCVIREILQIADSKLSYHLGVLRQAGFVASEQQGNWIIYGITDAGRAWLLNHP, via the coding sequence ATGTCCGTGAAGACAAAGGCGTGCTGGGCCGGTCTGCCGGAGCCCATCAAAGAGAGGCTCCAGGAAATGGGCGGCATTGAAGGGCTGAAAGAGAGAATCCCGAAGCGGGATGAACTCATACGCGAAGGGAAAAAATTTGGTGCGCTCTCGGATCCCATCCGCCTGACCATCCTCTACGCACTTCTCTCGCAGCCCCTCTGCGTCTGCGTGATCAGGGAGATCCTGCAGATCGCCGACTCCAAGCTCTCCTACCACCTCGGTGTGCTCCGGCAGGCGGGATTTGTGGCGAGCGAGCAGCAGGGGAACTGGATCATCTACGGGATCACGGATGCGGGCCGGGCGTGGCTCCTGAACCATCCCTGA
- a CDS encoding permease: MADPISGALLAGLASVLDYLSAHVLTCLVPAFFIAGAIAAFVKKDAILKYFSADTKKSVSYSIAAVSGTVLAVCSCTILPIFAGILKKGSGIGPATTFLFSGPAINILAIIYTARVLGADLGLARAVSAVLLSVLLGLAMAFLFRSYDGEAKKAPVVPVGGAVCEERSNRITLLFFALLVGILVVGAAQIDWFIKFPILYALTLGVAILLVYYFERDEVTEWGLETWDLTKRIFPILIAGTFVVGIIAFFLPPETFRPFLGGNSIISCFLASILGAFLYMPTLLEVPIIGTTFGYSVGVMGAGPALALLLAGPTISLPSMLVLYRILGGRKTAAYVVLVVILSTLAGVLFGNVQGFIPAGWC, translated from the coding sequence ATGGCTGATCCCATCAGCGGGGCGCTGCTCGCCGGGCTGGCCTCGGTCCTGGACTACCTCTCGGCGCACGTGCTCACCTGCCTGGTGCCGGCCTTCTTCATCGCCGGGGCGATTGCGGCGTTTGTCAAGAAGGACGCGATCCTGAAGTACTTCAGCGCGGACACGAAGAAGTCCGTCTCCTACAGCATCGCCGCCGTCTCGGGGACAGTCCTGGCGGTATGCAGCTGTACGATTCTGCCCATCTTCGCGGGCATCCTCAAGAAGGGGAGCGGCATCGGTCCGGCGACCACCTTCCTCTTCTCGGGTCCGGCGATCAACATCCTCGCCATCATCTATACGGCGAGGGTCCTGGGGGCGGATCTCGGGCTTGCCCGGGCGGTCTCAGCCGTGCTCCTCTCGGTCCTCCTCGGGCTTGCCATGGCATTCCTCTTCCGGAGCTACGACGGGGAGGCGAAGAAGGCGCCGGTGGTGCCGGTGGGCGGTGCCGTCTGCGAGGAGCGGTCGAACCGGATCACGCTTCTGTTCTTCGCCCTGCTCGTCGGGATCCTGGTCGTCGGCGCCGCACAGATCGACTGGTTCATCAAGTTCCCCATTCTCTACGCCCTGACGCTCGGCGTTGCGATCCTGCTCGTCTACTACTTCGAGCGGGACGAGGTGACCGAGTGGGGGCTGGAGACCTGGGACCTCACAAAAAGGATCTTCCCCATCCTGATCGCGGGAACGTTCGTCGTCGGGATCATTGCCTTCTTCCTGCCGCCGGAGACCTTCCGCCCCTTCCTCGGGGGCAACTCCATCATATCGTGCTTCCTGGCATCGATCCTGGGTGCGTTCCTCTACATGCCCACGCTCCTGGAAGTGCCCATCATCGGGACGACGTTCGGCTACTCCGTCGGGGTCATGGGAGCCGGCCCGGCGCTCGCGCTTCTCCTGGCCGGGCCGACGATCAGCCTGCCGAGCATGCTGGTGCTCTACCGGATCCTGGGCGGGCGGAAGACGGCTGCGTACGTGGTCCTCGTCGTGATCCTCTCCACGCTCGCCGGGGTCCTCTTCGGCAACGTGCAGGGATTCATTCCGGCAGGGTGGTGCTGA